In one window of Gossypium hirsutum isolate 1008001.06 chromosome A01, Gossypium_hirsutum_v2.1, whole genome shotgun sequence DNA:
- the LOC107916980 gene encoding cyclin-D3-3 translates to MAFNSPFVIDSLYCSEDTGEDHFVEESCFNKSNPFPILLEQDFLWEDDELSSLLSKEEQNQMYNCLQTNRNLAVARFTAVDWMLKVTAHHSFSALTAVLAVNYLDRFLFSLPFQTDKPWMTQLGAVACLSLAAKVEETQVPLLLDLQVEESKYYFEAKTIQRMEILVLSTLQWKMNPITPISFLDYIARRLGLKGHVCWEFLRRCDQILLSVISDSRFLCYLPSAMATAIMLQVMDSVELEPNLRVQFENQLLDNLGINKDKVDESCKLIIELTKTREEGNQSKKRRFKWIPESPNGVIDLLFISDESNDSWGVSSPDPVSKKIKTQLLH, encoded by the exons ATGGCTTTCAACTCTCCATTTGTTATCGATTCTCTTTATTGTTCAGAAGACACAGGAGAAGACCACTTTGTTGAAGAAAGTTGTTTCAATAAATCAAACCCATTTCCAATCTTGTTAGAGCAGGACTTCTTGTGGGAAGATGATGAACTTTCCTCCTTACTTTCAAAGGAAGAGCAAAATCAAATGTACAATTGCCTTCAAACCAATAGGAATCTAGCTGTGGCTCGCTTTACTGCTGTGGATTGGATGTTGAAAGTCACTGCTCACCATTCCTTCTCTGCTCTCACTGCTGTTCTTGCTGTCAATTATCTCGATAGATTCTTGTTTAGCCTCCCTTTCCAAACTGACAAACCATGGATGACTCAACTAGGTGCTGTTGCTTGTCTTTCTCTAGCAGCCAAAGTGGAAGAAACCCAAGTGCCTCTCCTACTGGACTTACAA GTGGAGGAGagcaaatattattttgaggccAAAACAATCCAAAGAATGGAGATTTTGGTACTCTCCACACTTCAATGGAAAATGAACCCTATAACCCCAATTTCATTTCTTGATTACATTGCAAGGAGGCTTGGGTTGAAAGGCCATGTTTGTTGGGAATTTCTCAGGAGATGTGACCAAATTTTGCTCTCTGTCATTTCAG ATTCAAGGTTTTTGTGCTACCTTCCTTCAGCAATGGCCACTGCTATAATGCTGCAAGTTATGGATAGCGTTGAGCTTGAACCTAATCTTAGAGTACAATTCGAAAACCAGCTTTTAGACAACCTGGGAATTAACAAG GACAAGGTAGATGAATCCTGTAAATTGATAATAGAATTGACAAAAACAAGAGAGGAAGGCAACCAATCAAAGAAGCGCAGATTCAAGTGGATTCCTGAAAGCCCAAATGGCGTAATAGATTTGTTGTTTATTTCTGATGAATCCAACGATTCATGGGGAGTTTCATCACCAGACCCTGTTTCCAAGAAGATCAAAACTCAGCTCCTTCACTAA